One genomic window of Canis aureus isolate CA01 chromosome 15, VMU_Caureus_v.1.0, whole genome shotgun sequence includes the following:
- the LOC144284672 gene encoding uncharacterized protein LOC144284672, translating to MPGVRTLEKRATPPPRSRPQPSPAPRSPARSRTPRKRPQRPQPEPQTSEGARPATATHAPPQDGSVLQVTARQRDPPLPTPGAAARGDRPADRLYLPPGCGRRARAGILQADC from the coding sequence ATGCCAGGTGTGCGTACGTTAGAGAAGCGAGCGACGCCGCCGCCGAGGAGCCGTCCCCAGCCGTCCCCAGCGCCCCGCTCCCCGGCGCGGTCCCGCACACCCCGGAAACGCCCACAGCGGCCGCAGCCCGAGCCTCAAACCAGCGAGGGCGCCCGTCCCGCCACAGCCACGCACGCGCCGCCCCAGGACGGCTCCGTCCTCCAGGTGACGGCTCGGCAGCGGGATCCTCCACTCCCCACACCCGGGGCCGCGGCAAGAGGCGACCGTCCGGCCGACCGTCTCTACCTGCCCCCAGGCTGCGGCCGACGAGCACGAGCAG